Proteins encoded together in one Impatiens glandulifera chromosome 1, dImpGla2.1, whole genome shotgun sequence window:
- the LOC124918983 gene encoding polygalacturonase-like yields the protein MLSRFLTLLFTFVSILSMEAVVATTYNVVSYGAKSDGKTDSTKAFLSAWSSACSSSDSSSIYVPPGEYLIGSIARFNGETCKSNDITIRIDGTLLAPSDYEALGNGGNWIVFERVDGVSIYGGTLDARGAGLWACKASKNRCPSGVTSLELSQSNNIFVSGLTSLNSQMFHITVFGCNNVKLQGLKVSAPAESPNTDGIHVSSSSGVTITNTRIGTGDDCISIGPGSRNLWFENIACGPGHGISIGSLGGNSLVAGVQNVTVTTATFTGTENGVRIKTWAEAGLGFVRNVVFEHATMVNVQNPIVIDQHYCPGSNNCPNQASGIKISDVTYQDIHGTSATEVAVKFECSKANPCSGITLNDVDLTYGKASAESSCSNARGSASGVVLPTSCL from the exons atgttgtctCGATTCTTAACTCTCCTCTTTACTTTCGTCTCCATTCTATCTATGGAAGCTGTTGTAGCTACCACGTACAACGTGGTGAGCTACGGAGCGAAGTCAGATGGCAAGACCGACTCCACCAAGGCATTCCTCAGTGCCTGGTCGTCGGCTTGCAGCTCTTCTGACTCGTCATCCATCTACGTTCCACCGGGGGAGTATTTGATCGGATCAATAGCTAGATTTAACGGAGAAACTTGCAAGTCAAATGATATCACAATCCGCATTGATGGTACTCTTTTGGCACCGTCGGATTATGAGGCATTGGGAAATGGAGGCAATTGGATTGTCTTCGAGAGAGTCGACGGAGTTTCCATCTATGGTGGCACCTTGGATGCTCGAGGTGCTGGCTTATGGGCTTGCAAGGCTTCCAAGAACCGATGTCCTTCTGGTGTCAcg tcTTTGGAGTTGAGCCAATcgaataatatatttgtaagtgGATTGACATCCTTAAACAGTCAAATGTTTCATATTACCGTATTCGGATGCAACAACGTAAAATTACAAGGCCTAAAGGTTTCGGCCCCAGCCGAAAGTCCAAACACCGATGGGATTCATGTATCGTCATCGTCCGGTGTAACCATCACCAACACAAGGATAGGCACGGGCGACGACTGCATATCCATAGGCCCTGGTTCTAGGAATTTATGGTTTGAGAATATAGCTTGTGGCCCTGGCCACGGCATTAG CATTGGGAGTCTTGGTGGGAACTCACTCGTGGCCGGAGTTCAAAATGTGACGGTTACAACAGCTACATTCACCGGAACTGAAAACGGGGTGAGGATAAAGACTTGGGCCGAGGCTGGGCTAGGGTTTGTTAGAAATGTTGTGTTTGAGCATGCCACTATGGTTAATGTACAAAATCCTATTGTCATTGATCAACATTATTGTCCCGGTAGCAACAATTGCCCAAATCAG GCGTCGGGAATCAAGATTAGCGACGTGACATATCAAGATATTCACGGAACATCAGCAACAGAAGTGGCGGTGAAATTTGAGTGCAGCAAAGCAAATCCGTGTAGTGGAATAACATTGAATGATGTTGACCTAACATATGGAAAGGCATCGGCCGAGTCGTCCTGCTCAAACGCGAGAGGTAGCGCCTCGGGGGTGGTCCTTCCCACCAGTTGTTTGTAG
- the LOC124918982 gene encoding ankyrin repeat-containing protein At5g02620-like translates to MTMERQTSFVGAKLEKQQSFNRIMEKQKSFRGLMEKQKSFRMAVERQLSFGGERKRGKDSPGKRGDSSLHLAARTAHLSRVKDMMTRFDSNAVKDLLSKQNQEGETPLYVAAENGHANIVSEFLKHLDLQTASIAARNGYDPFHIAAKQGHLDVLKELLQCFPNLVMTTDAANSTALHTAAAQGHIHVVDLLLEANSNLAKIARNNGKTVLHTAARMGYLEVAKSILSKDPTIGLMTDKKGQTALHMAVKGQNVEIVQEVIKPDPKVLCLEDNKGNTALHIATRKGKFEIIRALISSEGINVNAMNKAGETPLDIAEKFGNQEITTTLREAGGVNSGDNGKPQNPAKQLKKTVSDIKHDVESQLQQTRQTGFRVRKIAKNVKKLHSSGLNNAINSATVVAVLIATVAFAAIFTVPGQYVQDKTPGFSLGQAHIAKKAAFIVFFVSDSLALFISLAVVVVQTSVVVIEQKAKKQLVFVINKLMWMACLFISIAFISLSYVVVGSNQMWLAVFTTLVGSVIMMTTIGTMCYCVVRHRMEDSKMRNIRRTSTLSRSFSMSMHSDPDVMNESYKRMYAV, encoded by the exons ATGACCATGGAAAGACAAACTAGTTTCGTAGGTGCGAAATTGGAAAAGCAACAAAGTTTTAATCGAATCATGGAGAAGCAGAAGAGTTTTCGAGGATTGATGGAGAAACAGAAGAGTTTCAGAATGGCTGTTGAGAGACAGCTCAGTTTTGGAGGTGAAAGGAAAAGAGGAAAAGATTCACCTGGAAAGAGAGGCGATTCTTCCCTTCATTTGGCTGCAAGAACTGCCCATCTGAGTAGAGTGAAAGATATGATGACTAGGTTTGATTCAAACGCAGTTAAAGATTTGTTATCTAAGCAGAATCAAGAAGGGGAGACACCTTTATATGTAGCTGCAGAAAATGGCCACGCAAATATTGTTTCTGAATTCTTAAAGCATTTAGACCTCCAAACTGCATCTATTGCTGCAAGGAACGGATATGATCCATTTCACATTGCAGCAAAGCAAGGCCATCTTG ATGTGTTGAAAGAACTTTTACAGTGTTTTCCAAATCTGGTGATGACAACAGATGCAGCAAATTCAACTGCTCTCCACACTGCAGCAGCTCAAGGGCATATTCATGTAGTTGATCTGCTTCTGGAAGCAAACTCAAATCTTGCTAAGATTGCTCGTAATAATGGTAAGACTGTTCTCCATACAGCAGCAAGGATGGGATACTTGGAAGTGGCGAAATCGATATTGAGTAAAGACCCAACAATCGGTTTGATGACTGATAAGAAGGGTCAAACCGCCCTCCACATGGCTGTGAAAGGGCAGAATGTCGAAATAGTTCAAGAAGTTATCAAGCCCGACCCTAAAGTCTTGTGCTTGGAAGATAACAAAGGAAATACTGCATTGCACATTGCCACAAGGAAAGGCAAATTTGAG ATTATAAGGGCTCTAATATCTTCTGAGGGCATCAATGTGAACGCCATGAACAAGGCGGGAGAGACACCTCTGGACATTGCAGAGAAATTCGGGAATCAGGAAATCACGACCACCCTGAGAGAAGCAGGAGGAGTTAATTCCGGTGATAACGGAAAGCCTCAAAATCCGGCGAAGCAGCTGAAGAAAACCGTGAGTGATATCAAACACGACGTGGAGTCCCAACTGCAGCAGACACGTCAGACAGGATTCAGAGTTCGTAAAATCGCAAAGAACGTGAAGAAGCTTCACAGCAGCGGTCTAAACAACGCCATCAACTCGGCGACAGTTGTCGCCGTCCTAATCGCCACCGTAGCTTTTGCGGCCATCTTCACTGTCCCTGGCCAATACGTTCAGGACAAGACTCCTGGTTTCTCTCTCGGGCAGGCCCACATAGCGAAAAAGGCAGCCTTCATAGTTTTCTTTGTATCGGACAGCCTGGCGCTTTTTATCTCGTTGGCGGTTGTCGTTGTCCAGACATCTGTCGTCGTGATAGAACAGAAGGCGAAGAAGCAGCTCGTGTTTGTGATCAACAAGTTGATGTGGATGGCTTGTTTATTCATTTCCATCGCGTTTATCTCCCTTAGCTACGTTGTGGTGGGATCGAATCAAATGTGGCTGGCAGTTTTCACCACACTTGTTGGTAGTGTAATTATGATGACAACAATTGGGACGATGTGCTATTGTGTGGTGCGTCATAGGATGGAGGACTCGAAGATGAGGAACATTAGGAGGACCAGCACCTTGTCGAGATCGTTCTCGATGTCTATGCATTCTGATCCGGATGTGATGAATGAAAGCTACAAACGGATGTATGCTGTTTGA